The following are encoded in a window of Sminthopsis crassicaudata isolate SCR6 chromosome 5, ASM4859323v1, whole genome shotgun sequence genomic DNA:
- the XPNPEP3 gene encoding xaa-Pro aminopeptidase 3 isoform X1 has translation MVTSKRHSSPTSAWTGRSAGAPAPPTSTPDTPLPSNPGGQRTPAFQRGPRTEQEASSGGKQGCTPCSQRRFSLQLIPERKIPSRYLGQPSPFTHPHLLRPGEVTPGLSQVEYALRRHKLMTLIQKEVRDQNGTDQAVVLLSNPTFYMSNDIPYVFHQDNNFLYLCGFQEPDSILVLQSLPGKELPTHKAMLFVPRRDPSRELWDGPRSGADGAVALTGVDEAFPLEEFKHLIPKLKAETSTVWYDWSKPSHAQLHSDFMKPVTEAKAGSKNRVRTVRQLIQRLRLIKSPSEIALLQAAGRMTSQAFVETMFASKAPVDEAFLYAKFEFECRARGADILAYPPVVAGGNRSNTLHYVKNNQIIKDGELVLLDGGCETSGYVSDITRTWPVNGRFSAAQAELYEAVLDVQKACLALCRPGKSLEDIYNHMLALIGQKLQELRALSSYRVNGTIKAARKYCPHHVGHYLGMDVHDTPDMSRSLPLQPGMVVTIEPGIYVPEGDCDVSERFRGLGVRIEDDVVVTEGSPLILSADCPKEMHHVEQICDRAS, from the exons ATGGTGACCTCTAAACGCCATTCCAGCCCCACCTCGGCCTGGACTGGCAGGTCTGCAGGGGCCCCTGCCCCGCCCACCTCTACCCCGGACACGCCCCTCCCATCCAATCCAGGAGGGCAGCGGACCCCAGCCTTCCAGAGGGGCCCCAGAACAGAGCAGGAAGCGTCCTCAGGGGGAAAACAAG GATGCACACCCTGTTCACAGAGGAGGTTCTCCCTCCAACTTATTCCCGAGAGAAAGATTCCCAGCCGCTATCTAGGCCAGCCCAGCCCCTTTACACACCCACACCTTCTCAGGCCAG GGGAGGTGACTCCAGGACTGTCCCAAGTGGAATATGCTCTCCGTAGACACAAACTGATGACTTTGATCCAGAAAGAAGTCCGAGATCAGAATGGGACAGACCAAGCGGTGGTCTTGCTCTCTaatcccaccttctacatgaGCAATGATATCCCCTACGTCTTCCACCAAGACAATAATTTCCTGTACCTCTGTGGATTCCAGGAGCCCGACAGTATTCTGGTCCTTCAGAGCCTCCCTGGCAAGGAGCTGCCCACTCATAAAGCCATGCTCTTTGTTCCCCGGCGGGATCCTAGCCGGGAGCTCTGGGATGGGCCACGGTCAGGGGCTGACGGAGCTGTGGCTCTCACTGGCGTGGACGAAGCTTTCCCTCTGGAGGAGTTCAAGCATCTGATTCCCAAACTGAAAG CGGAGACAAGTACAGTTTGGTATGACTGGTCCAAGCCCTCGCATGCCCAGCTGCATTCAGATTTCATGAAACCTGTGACTGAGGCCAAAGCCGGGAGCAAGAACAGGGTGCGAACTGTCCGGCAGCTGATCCAGCGCCTCCGGCTCATCAAATCCCCCTCTGAGATAGCGCTCCTGCAGGCTGCTGGACGGATGACATCACAG GCTTTTGTAGAGACCATGTTTGCTAGCAAAGCCCCAGTGGATGAAGCGTTTCTTTATGCAAAG TTTGAATTTGAGTGCCGGGCTCGTGGTGCAGACATCTTGGCCTACCCCCCTGTGGTTGCAGGGGGGAACCGGTCTAATACTTTGCACTATGTGAAGAACAACCAAATTATTAAG GATGGGGAGCTGGTGCTACTGGACGGAGGCTGTGAAACTTCTGGCTACGTGAGCGACATTACCCGGACCTGGCCTGTCAATGGGAG GTTCTCTGCAGCCCAGGCAGAGCTCTATGAAGCTGTGCTGGATGTCCAGAAGGCATGCCTGGCCCTGTGCCGCCCCGGAAAGAGCCTGGAGGACATCTACAACCACATGCTGGCCCTGATAGGGCAGAAGCTTCAGGAGCTCCGGGCACTGAGCAGCTACCGGGTCAACGGCACCATCAAG GCAGCTCGGAAATACTGCCCCCATCACGTCGGCCATTACCTTGGCATGGATGTCCATGACACGCCGGACATGTCCCGCTCACTGCCCCTCCAGCCCGGCATGGTGGTCACCATCGAGCCAG GCATCTATGTTCCTGAAGGTGACTGTGATGTCTCTGAGAGATTCCGGGGTCTCGGAGTGCGCATTGAGGACGACGTGGTGGTGACCGAGGGCTCACCCCTCATCCTGTCTGCAGATTGCCCTAAAGAGATGCACCATGTGGAGCAGATCTGTGACCGGGCCTCTTGA
- the XPNPEP3 gene encoding xaa-Pro aminopeptidase 3 isoform X2 — MPWLLSGPRLGPATRSARRLAGCTPCSQRRFSLQLIPERKIPSRYLGQPSPFTHPHLLRPGEVTPGLSQVEYALRRHKLMTLIQKEVRDQNGTDQAVVLLSNPTFYMSNDIPYVFHQDNNFLYLCGFQEPDSILVLQSLPGKELPTHKAMLFVPRRDPSRELWDGPRSGADGAVALTGVDEAFPLEEFKHLIPKLKAETSTVWYDWSKPSHAQLHSDFMKPVTEAKAGSKNRVRTVRQLIQRLRLIKSPSEIALLQAAGRMTSQAFVETMFASKAPVDEAFLYAKFEFECRARGADILAYPPVVAGGNRSNTLHYVKNNQIIKDGELVLLDGGCETSGYVSDITRTWPVNGRFSAAQAELYEAVLDVQKACLALCRPGKSLEDIYNHMLALIGQKLQELRALSSYRVNGTIKAARKYCPHHVGHYLGMDVHDTPDMSRSLPLQPGMVVTIEPGIYVPEGDCDVSERFRGLGVRIEDDVVVTEGSPLILSADCPKEMHHVEQICDRAS; from the exons ATGCCCTGGCTGCTCTCGGGCCCCCGGCTCGGGCCCGCCACCAGGAGCGCCCGGCGCCTCGCAG GATGCACACCCTGTTCACAGAGGAGGTTCTCCCTCCAACTTATTCCCGAGAGAAAGATTCCCAGCCGCTATCTAGGCCAGCCCAGCCCCTTTACACACCCACACCTTCTCAGGCCAG GGGAGGTGACTCCAGGACTGTCCCAAGTGGAATATGCTCTCCGTAGACACAAACTGATGACTTTGATCCAGAAAGAAGTCCGAGATCAGAATGGGACAGACCAAGCGGTGGTCTTGCTCTCTaatcccaccttctacatgaGCAATGATATCCCCTACGTCTTCCACCAAGACAATAATTTCCTGTACCTCTGTGGATTCCAGGAGCCCGACAGTATTCTGGTCCTTCAGAGCCTCCCTGGCAAGGAGCTGCCCACTCATAAAGCCATGCTCTTTGTTCCCCGGCGGGATCCTAGCCGGGAGCTCTGGGATGGGCCACGGTCAGGGGCTGACGGAGCTGTGGCTCTCACTGGCGTGGACGAAGCTTTCCCTCTGGAGGAGTTCAAGCATCTGATTCCCAAACTGAAAG CGGAGACAAGTACAGTTTGGTATGACTGGTCCAAGCCCTCGCATGCCCAGCTGCATTCAGATTTCATGAAACCTGTGACTGAGGCCAAAGCCGGGAGCAAGAACAGGGTGCGAACTGTCCGGCAGCTGATCCAGCGCCTCCGGCTCATCAAATCCCCCTCTGAGATAGCGCTCCTGCAGGCTGCTGGACGGATGACATCACAG GCTTTTGTAGAGACCATGTTTGCTAGCAAAGCCCCAGTGGATGAAGCGTTTCTTTATGCAAAG TTTGAATTTGAGTGCCGGGCTCGTGGTGCAGACATCTTGGCCTACCCCCCTGTGGTTGCAGGGGGGAACCGGTCTAATACTTTGCACTATGTGAAGAACAACCAAATTATTAAG GATGGGGAGCTGGTGCTACTGGACGGAGGCTGTGAAACTTCTGGCTACGTGAGCGACATTACCCGGACCTGGCCTGTCAATGGGAG GTTCTCTGCAGCCCAGGCAGAGCTCTATGAAGCTGTGCTGGATGTCCAGAAGGCATGCCTGGCCCTGTGCCGCCCCGGAAAGAGCCTGGAGGACATCTACAACCACATGCTGGCCCTGATAGGGCAGAAGCTTCAGGAGCTCCGGGCACTGAGCAGCTACCGGGTCAACGGCACCATCAAG GCAGCTCGGAAATACTGCCCCCATCACGTCGGCCATTACCTTGGCATGGATGTCCATGACACGCCGGACATGTCCCGCTCACTGCCCCTCCAGCCCGGCATGGTGGTCACCATCGAGCCAG GCATCTATGTTCCTGAAGGTGACTGTGATGTCTCTGAGAGATTCCGGGGTCTCGGAGTGCGCATTGAGGACGACGTGGTGGTGACCGAGGGCTCACCCCTCATCCTGTCTGCAGATTGCCCTAAAGAGATGCACCATGTGGAGCAGATCTGTGACCGGGCCTCTTGA
- the XPNPEP3 gene encoding xaa-Pro aminopeptidase 3 isoform X3, producing MGICSTTQKLCINTQSYCLSSLGEVTPGLSQVEYALRRHKLMTLIQKEVRDQNGTDQAVVLLSNPTFYMSNDIPYVFHQDNNFLYLCGFQEPDSILVLQSLPGKELPTHKAMLFVPRRDPSRELWDGPRSGADGAVALTGVDEAFPLEEFKHLIPKLKAETSTVWYDWSKPSHAQLHSDFMKPVTEAKAGSKNRVRTVRQLIQRLRLIKSPSEIALLQAAGRMTSQAFVETMFASKAPVDEAFLYAKFEFECRARGADILAYPPVVAGGNRSNTLHYVKNNQIIKDGELVLLDGGCETSGYVSDITRTWPVNGRFSAAQAELYEAVLDVQKACLALCRPGKSLEDIYNHMLALIGQKLQELRALSSYRVNGTIKAARKYCPHHVGHYLGMDVHDTPDMSRSLPLQPGMVVTIEPGIYVPEGDCDVSERFRGLGVRIEDDVVVTEGSPLILSADCPKEMHHVEQICDRAS from the exons ATGGGTATTTGCTCTACGACCCAAAAA ctcTGCATAAACACACAATCTTATTGTTTGTCATCCTTAGGGGAGGTGACTCCAGGACTGTCCCAAGTGGAATATGCTCTCCGTAGACACAAACTGATGACTTTGATCCAGAAAGAAGTCCGAGATCAGAATGGGACAGACCAAGCGGTGGTCTTGCTCTCTaatcccaccttctacatgaGCAATGATATCCCCTACGTCTTCCACCAAGACAATAATTTCCTGTACCTCTGTGGATTCCAGGAGCCCGACAGTATTCTGGTCCTTCAGAGCCTCCCTGGCAAGGAGCTGCCCACTCATAAAGCCATGCTCTTTGTTCCCCGGCGGGATCCTAGCCGGGAGCTCTGGGATGGGCCACGGTCAGGGGCTGACGGAGCTGTGGCTCTCACTGGCGTGGACGAAGCTTTCCCTCTGGAGGAGTTCAAGCATCTGATTCCCAAACTGAAAG CGGAGACAAGTACAGTTTGGTATGACTGGTCCAAGCCCTCGCATGCCCAGCTGCATTCAGATTTCATGAAACCTGTGACTGAGGCCAAAGCCGGGAGCAAGAACAGGGTGCGAACTGTCCGGCAGCTGATCCAGCGCCTCCGGCTCATCAAATCCCCCTCTGAGATAGCGCTCCTGCAGGCTGCTGGACGGATGACATCACAG GCTTTTGTAGAGACCATGTTTGCTAGCAAAGCCCCAGTGGATGAAGCGTTTCTTTATGCAAAG TTTGAATTTGAGTGCCGGGCTCGTGGTGCAGACATCTTGGCCTACCCCCCTGTGGTTGCAGGGGGGAACCGGTCTAATACTTTGCACTATGTGAAGAACAACCAAATTATTAAG GATGGGGAGCTGGTGCTACTGGACGGAGGCTGTGAAACTTCTGGCTACGTGAGCGACATTACCCGGACCTGGCCTGTCAATGGGAG GTTCTCTGCAGCCCAGGCAGAGCTCTATGAAGCTGTGCTGGATGTCCAGAAGGCATGCCTGGCCCTGTGCCGCCCCGGAAAGAGCCTGGAGGACATCTACAACCACATGCTGGCCCTGATAGGGCAGAAGCTTCAGGAGCTCCGGGCACTGAGCAGCTACCGGGTCAACGGCACCATCAAG GCAGCTCGGAAATACTGCCCCCATCACGTCGGCCATTACCTTGGCATGGATGTCCATGACACGCCGGACATGTCCCGCTCACTGCCCCTCCAGCCCGGCATGGTGGTCACCATCGAGCCAG GCATCTATGTTCCTGAAGGTGACTGTGATGTCTCTGAGAGATTCCGGGGTCTCGGAGTGCGCATTGAGGACGACGTGGTGGTGACCGAGGGCTCACCCCTCATCCTGTCTGCAGATTGCCCTAAAGAGATGCACCATGTGGAGCAGATCTGTGACCGGGCCTCTTGA